GACCATGAACAAGGCCGTGGCCAGCTTCGCGGTCATGTCCGTGCTCAAAGCCGGACTGTCCATCATCGAGGGCAGCGACGTCGGGGCCAGCCTCGGCCTGTCCATGCACGTGCAAATCGGCGACTTCGTCCAGCCTGCCTACGATTACGTGGACATCGCCTGGCGGACCCTGCTCCTCGGCTCGGTGACCCTTCTGGGCATCCGCTATCTGCTCCAGGCCACCATGGTCGTGGACTCCTGGCTCTTGACCGCCACCTTCGCCCTGGCCCTGGCCGTCTGGCTGACGGTCTGGCTTTTGCCGAACCTGCACCGTTTGAAGCAGACCCTGACCGACCTGTTGCGGGTGGCCGTCGTGGGCACCCTGGCCCTCTACTACATCCTGCCCCTCTCGGTCTGGGGAGCGGCCAGGCTTTCGGAACTCATCACCGCCCCGGCCATCCGGGAATCCGAAGCCGGCTTCACGGCCGCCAAGGAGGAGCTCTTCCCCGAGAACGAGACCATCCCCCAAGGGCTCATGGACAAGTTCGAGGCCGCCCAAAACAAGATGCGGGACGTCTTCGTCTTCCTGAAGGACCGGGCCCGGGACATGATCGTCTGGACCGTCCAGATCATCGCCGGGTACATCTTCGACTGCCTGGTCTTTCCGGTGACCCTCTTCTACCTCCTGCTCTGGGCCACTCGGGGGGCCCTGGGCTACGTCTTCCAGCTCGGATTCCAGCGGGCCCTGGTCCGCGACCTGGCCCGGGTTTTGGGTCAGAGACCGCAGGTACGGGACACGGCTTAGACAATCCTTTCCGTTTTCCCCACGTGGCCGTGGGCTAGAACAACCCGACCAAAATCAGACGGCCCGGGCATCGAGATGATGTCCGGGCCGTCCGTCTTCCTGGCTCAATGCTTTCCGGGACACTCTACGGCCGAGCATCCACCCTTGCCTTTCCCTTCCCCGAACGAATCCGCGCGATGATCATGGTCGATTCGACGAAGATGACTAGGGCCATGACCACCAGGGCCACGGCGATGATCCCCAGGGTCGCGTCCTTGGCCGGGCCGGTGAAATAGCCGGTCTTCGGGTTGAACATGTTCCAGCCCAAGGCGGCCAGGGTCGTGGCGGTCATGAACACAGCCGGAAGGAAGGTGTAGACCGTTGGCTTCCGTTTTCCGGCCAGGTAGGCGCTGATGACGATCAGGGCGATGGCCGCGATGAGCTGGTTGGAGGCCCCGAACATCTTCCAGATGGTCTGGTAGTCGTTGGACAGGGCCAGAAAAAGGGATGGGATCACCACCACGGCCGTTCCAACGATCTTGTTATTGATCAGCCTGGAATTCGGGGCCAGGGTCTCGCAGAAAATGAACCGGCCGAGCCGGGTCGAGGTGTCCAGGGAGGTCATGACGAATGTCTTGACCATGGAGGCCCCGAGCAGGGCGGCCAGCCCCACTCCGAGGCCGGGGACGACGTGCCCAGCCAGATTTCCGAACCCGCTGCCAAAGGCCACGATCCAGCCTTGGGACAGGGCGCTTCCGAAATATTGCTCCACGGCCACGGCCGCGTCCGTTCCCTCCGGAGCCAGGCCCCACTTGAGTCCGGCCCCGACCACCAGGACCACCAGAAAGGCCAAAACCCCCTCCATGAGCATCCCGCCGTAGCCCACGATCCTGCCGTCGGTCTCCTTGGCCAGCTGCTTGGAGGTCGTGCCCGTGGCCACCATGGTGTGGAACCCGCTGACCGCCCCGCAGGCCACGGTGATGAACAGCATCGGCCAGACCGGGTTGTTTCCGGCTATGAACCCTCCGGTCATGGCCGGGGCCGAGATCTCGGGGTGGACCACGATGACCCCGACGAAGCCCAGAACCAGACCGACAAAGAGCTGAATGGCCGAGAGGAAGTCCCTGGGCTGGAGCAGGAACCAGACCGGCAGAAGCGAAGCCACGGCGCAATAGGCGAAAAGGATGACGACGACCGTGTTCTCCTTGAGCTCCGGGCTCCAGTCCGCCGGCAGGGCCAGCGGATAATGAAATCCGACCCAGACCAGGCCGTACATGGCCGCCACGGCCAGAATCGTGGCCACGGTGGTGTTCAGCTTCAGCCTGTACACGGCCTGGCCCAGAAGCATGGCCACGATGCAGACCCCGGCCGTGGGAATGACCAGTTCGGGTTTCTTGATGAGCGCCGTGGCCGAACTCTCGGCGAAAACGGTGATGATGAAGATGAGCGTCAGCCAGAGAAGCAGGCCGAAGATGATTCTGGTCCCCTTGCCCACGGTCGTCCCGGCGATCTCGGCAATGCCCCGGCCCTGGTGACGGACCGAGAGCATGAGGGACATGTAGTCATGGACTCCACCGATGAACACGCAGCCCAGGGCGATCCACAGGGTCGGCAGGGCCCAGCCGTAGATGGAAACGGCGATGATCGGCCCGACAATTGGCCCGGCCCCGGCAATGGACGAGAAATGATGGCCCCAGAGAAACATCTTTCGGGCCGGGACAAAATCGACTCCGTCCTCCAGGGCCACGGCCGGGGTAGGCCGATTGTCATCGGCCTCGATCAGCCTGTCCTGAAGGAATTTCCCATAAAAGCGGTAGGCCAGGTAAAACCAAGCCAGAACCACGGCGACAACAATCAGGATGAGCATGACGATACGACTCCCGTGTTACGGGTTCAACGCAGGGCCAGAAACCAGGCCCCGGCCACGACAAACGGGACCATGGCCCCGCAAGCGAATCCAAAAAGCTTGCCGGGGCGTCCCGCGATCCGAAGGCCGATCCCGGCTCCCCAGCCCAGGGCCAGTCCGGCCACAAATCCGAACAGATGGGCCAGAAGATCGGTCCGCTCCCCGGCCGTGCCCAGCATGGCCAGCATGCCAAGGCCGGCGGCCACCGGGACCCCGGCCCGAGTCCAGCGCTGGGGAAGATCCAGGGAAACGGCCATGCCCGAAAGGATGCCCACGGCCCCGAACACGGCCGTGGAACCGCCGATGGACAGATGGCCCGGCCCCCGGATCCAGGCATTCAGGACATTGCCCAGGATTCCGGCCGCAAGGGTCAAAAGCCAGGCCGGTCCCGGCCCCAGCCTTCGGGAGGCCGTGCCCACGAACACGGCCAGGCCCAGGCTGTTGGCCAGCAGATGGCCGACATCGGCGTGCAGAAACAGGGCTGTCACCGTCCGATACCATTGCCCGGCCAGCATCAGGGCGCTGTCGGCCTGCCCGGCCTCGAGCCATTCCCAGGCCGGACGGTCCAGAAAGGGCTGCACGGCCTGGATGCGCAGCCCGAGCAGGG
This Deltaproteobacteria bacterium DNA region includes the following protein-coding sequences:
- a CDS encoding carbon starvation protein A — protein: MLILIVVAVVLAWFYLAYRFYGKFLQDRLIEADDNRPTPAVALEDGVDFVPARKMFLWGHHFSSIAGAGPIVGPIIAVSIYGWALPTLWIALGCVFIGGVHDYMSLMLSVRHQGRGIAEIAGTTVGKGTRIIFGLLLWLTLIFIITVFAESSATALIKKPELVIPTAGVCIVAMLLGQAVYRLKLNTTVATILAVAAMYGLVWVGFHYPLALPADWSPELKENTVVVILFAYCAVASLLPVWFLLQPRDFLSAIQLFVGLVLGFVGVIVVHPEISAPAMTGGFIAGNNPVWPMLFITVACGAVSGFHTMVATGTTSKQLAKETDGRIVGYGGMLMEGVLAFLVVLVVGAGLKWGLAPEGTDAAVAVEQYFGSALSQGWIVAFGSGFGNLAGHVVPGLGVGLAALLGASMVKTFVMTSLDTSTRLGRFIFCETLAPNSRLINNKIVGTAVVVIPSLFLALSNDYQTIWKMFGASNQLIAAIALIVISAYLAGKRKPTVYTFLPAVFMTATTLAALGWNMFNPKTGYFTGPAKDATLGIIAVALVVMALVIFVESTMIIARIRSGKGKARVDARP
- a CDS encoding rhomboid family intramembrane serine protease is translated as MRVFRRTRIRREAPAPRSPDPVRETEFVTLEAVDPDSMGGGRHGRIREWSLVLQALFVPHRVSKTQERSELLVHPDWEERAKREIEEYASEEAGEPVPVVEPESLSIGATLLWTLAFTLLGLRIQAVQPFLDRPAWEWLEAGQADSALMLAGQWYRTVTALFLHADVGHLLANSLGLAVFVGTASRRLGPGPAWLLTLAAGILGNVLNAWIRGPGHLSIGGSTAVFGAVGILSGMAVSLDLPQRWTRAGVPVAAGLGMLAMLGTAGERTDLLAHLFGFVAGLALGWGAGIGLRIAGRPGKLFGFACGAMVPFVVAGAWFLALR